Proteins co-encoded in one Negativicutes bacterium genomic window:
- the dapA gene encoding 4-hydroxy-tetrahydrodipicolinate synthase, protein MHRFQGIYAPIATPFSKGEIDWDALKHNINFYNQSKLAGLVVLGSNGEFAMLTYDEKVELVSYVRKYLRSDKKIIAGSGCESTRETIQLSNSCADVGADAALVVTPWYYKDSYKDEVLKAHYTAVADACVIPVMLYNMPRNAGVNMSASLVCDLAKHGNIVGVKDSGGDIVQITNIINGTPADFSVFAGSASFLYATLALGGVGGTLAVANLLPDLCVELMQAVQDGKHARAVEIQAELMAVNAAVTSRFGIPGLKKAMDLIGLKGGQPRLPLQPLDDAKTSELKKILAGVGLL, encoded by the coding sequence ATGCACCGTTTTCAAGGTATTTACGCGCCAATCGCCACCCCGTTTAGCAAAGGTGAAATTGACTGGGATGCGTTAAAACATAACATTAACTTTTATAATCAATCGAAATTAGCCGGTCTGGTCGTGCTGGGTTCCAACGGCGAATTTGCGATGCTCACCTACGATGAGAAGGTGGAATTGGTCAGCTATGTACGCAAGTATTTGCGTTCCGACAAAAAAATCATCGCCGGTTCCGGCTGTGAATCAACCCGTGAGACAATTCAGTTGTCCAACAGTTGTGCCGATGTGGGAGCGGACGCCGCCCTGGTCGTGACGCCGTGGTATTACAAAGACAGTTACAAAGACGAGGTTCTCAAGGCGCATTATACGGCGGTTGCCGATGCTTGCGTCATTCCGGTCATGCTTTACAACATGCCGCGCAATGCCGGGGTCAATATGTCGGCATCCCTGGTCTGCGATTTGGCGAAGCACGGCAATATTGTCGGTGTCAAAGACTCCGGCGGCGATATCGTACAAATCACAAACATAATCAACGGCACTCCGGCTGATTTCAGCGTTTTTGCCGGTTCAGCCAGTTTCCTCTATGCAACCCTGGCTTTGGGTGGTGTTGGCGGCACGCTGGCGGTCGCCAATCTGCTGCCGGATCTTTGCGTCGAATTAATGCAGGCGGTGCAGGACGGAAAACATGCCCGCGCAGTTGAAATACAGGCGGAACTCATGGCGGTCAACGCCGCCGTCACTTCCCGCTTTGGCATACCCGGTTTGAAAAAGGCGATGGATCTCATCGGCTTAAAGGGCGGTCAGCCGCGTCTGCCGCTGCAGCCGTTGGACGATGCCAAAACAAGCGAACTGAAAAAAATTCTGGCAGGT